TTAGGTGCTGCAACAATGCGTTTGCAAGCAGGCTGGAAACTGCTATTGGACCCCAGCAGAAAGGACCTGATAGACCCGATCTATAGAGCAGCAGCGTTTAATGAATTCGGGGATATGGTAGGGTATGATCTCCCAATGGAATTGGATACGATACCATTGGATACGCAAGTATTCAGCAATACCTTGATCGGGGAGAAATTCCGAGCGCTTTGGCGAACATTGGAGAGCGAAGCGGAATGCGTTGGAGCAACGGTAGTGTTCATCTGGCCTGCGATCGCTCGGTCCAGTTATGATGCGCTGCGCGATGAAGTACTGTTCAAAGAACTACAGCAGATGGATATCCCGTTGGTCGGGAAACCTGAACAATGCGTTTACCCCGATTCCGCGTTTTTGGATACACCGTACCACCTGAAGCTATGGGGACGCAATACAAGAACTGAGAAACTGGTCAGTGATCTATGCGGAATTCCTCAGTTAACCTGTTGTGCGAAAGATCCCGACCCCAGTACTACGGAATAAGGACAGGTCACTTTTGCGTTTCAACGAGTACAAAAATATCCTCGTTATCACGCTTCATCAAATAGCGTTCCCGTGCGAATTTCTCCAACAGGACCTTGTCGCTGTTCAACTCGTGTAAGTGCTCTTTGGTGCGTGCAATTTCCTCGGTATACCAAGCTTGCTGATCACGCATGTGGCCCAACTCGCGACTGTTCTTCCAAGTCGTCCAGATATCACTCTGGTCGAAGAACGTGATCCACCCTACCAATACGACCACGGCCACTGCGTAGCGATTCCGTAGAAATTTTGGAGTTCTTTCCCAAAGCTTTTTCATGGCAAGGCAACGAATGTAGAACGGCATTTAGTGGCAAAGCGTGTTCGATCCGTTACGAATTCCACGATCAGCTGTTCACCTGGATAAAATGAAACGTATGAAAAGGTCGGAAAACGGTCATCCTTCAGATCATATCGAACCGCGCGGCCCTAATTCGATCAGTTCCAGATCCTTGGGCGACCCAGCTTCAATGGTAAAACGCAGGATCGTCCGCATTTTATGCCAACCATGCCGACCCGCAGCACCAGGATTCATGTATAAACAGCGAAGCTTTTGATCGAACTGTACCAAACAGATGTGCGAATGCCCGCAGATGAATAGACCTGGTGGGTTCGATCTCAATTCTTCCGCAACAGATCTGTCGTAACGCGGCGGCCGCCCACCGATATGGGTCATCCACACATCCAATCCTTCCACATTTGCCCGATAATGCTCCTTGTAACGTTTGCGCAGCTCGGTCCCATCGATATTGCCCCAAACGGCACGAACCGGTTTCCAACTCTCGAGCTCATCCGCAACCGCTTCCGTTCCGATATCACCCGCATGCCAGATCTCATCACACTCCGTGAAATGCGTTCTTATTCGCGGATCCAGCCAGCTATGTGTGTCGCTTAATAGACCGATACGCATAGGTGCAAAGGAAAGCGGAATGTCATTCACGGAAATGGATCAAAACATTGTATATTGCATTGTTGGATCGTTGGAGTAACAAATTTGGCGTTGCTGATGTCTGAATGGTATATCAACCATAATATTTCCTAAAGATGAAGATCGAGGTCCTATGCTCCGCAGTGTGTTTGGTCTTATCCCAAATGACCTATGCTCAAAATGATCGCACATTTCCTAATGTTAGTGCAACGTTCGTTGAAAATTGGCCTTGCCAAGATGCTACGAACGGGCCATGGACAATGTCGCATTACTATACGTATTCCGCTGAACCGGCTATCCAATTTCAGGGGCTTGATTGGGGGGAATTTGGTAATAATGCAGGATATATTGCAGTTTCTGGTCAGCAAGTCTTGTTCTGGCACACACTAGAAGGAATCTCAAAAATAAGCATTGCCTAAGTTATCTATGAACACTGGGCTTTGATCAACTTTTTAATGTTCCAGTTGATCTTCTTCTTTGGCGCAATGTACTTCGCTAAGAAAAGCGATGGACATCAGCGACAAGCAATGGGAAGTGTTGGAAAAACCGCTTACAAGTATTTTTCATAAGAGCGAAACACGTGGCAGGCCCAGACAAGATCCACGTGCGGTGCTTAACGGGATCTTGTGGATATGCCGGACCGGTGCACCATGGGCAGATCTACCTGGCAGATACCCGCCATACCAGACTTGCCATCGGTACCACAAACACTGGTGCAAGAGCGGTTCTTGGGATAAACTGCTGCATGCTCTTGCATCGGATCTACGC
The nucleotide sequence above comes from Flavobacteriales bacterium. Encoded proteins:
- a CDS encoding metallophosphoesterase family protein gives rise to the protein MRIGLLSDTHSWLDPRIRTHFTECDEIWHAGDIGTEAVADELESWKPVRAVWGNIDGTELRKRYKEHYRANVEGLDVWMTHIGGRPPRYDRSVAEELRSNPPGLFICGHSHICLVQFDQKLRCLYMNPGAAGRHGWHKMRTILRFTIEAGSPKDLELIELGPRGSI
- a CDS encoding septum formation initiator family protein, which gives rise to MKKLWERTPKFLRNRYAVAVVVLVGWITFFDQSDIWTTWKNSRELGHMRDQQAWYTEEIARTKEHLHELNSDKVLLEKFARERYLMKRDNEDIFVLVETQK